From a region of the Balaenoptera ricei isolate mBalRic1 chromosome 11, mBalRic1.hap2, whole genome shotgun sequence genome:
- the GFOD1 gene encoding glucose-fructose oxidoreductase domain-containing protein 1 isoform X2: MMSAAHYYPKLMSIMGNVLRFLPAFVRMKQLIEEGYVGELLVCEVQVHGGSLLGKKYNWSCDDLMGGGGLHSVGTYIIDLLTFLTGQKAVKVHGLLKTFVKQTDHIKGIRQITSDDFCTFQMVLEGSVCCTVTLNFNVPGEFKQDVTVVGSAGRLLAVGTDLYGQRNSAPARELLVQDATPISNSLLPEKAFSDIPSPYLRGTIKMMQAVRQAFQDQDDRRTWDGRPLTMAATFDDCLYALCVVDTIKRSSQTGEWQNIAVMTEEPELSPAYLISEAMRRSRMSLYC, from the coding sequence ATGATGTCGGCCGCCCACTACTACCCCAAGCTCATGAGCATCATGGGCAACGTGCTGCGCTTCCTGCCGGCCTTCGTGCGCATGAAGCAGCTCATCGAGGAGGGCTACGTGGGCGAGCTGCTGGTGTGCGAGGTGCAGGTGCACGGCGGCAGCCTGCTGGGCAAGAAGTACAACTGGAGCTGCGACGACCTGATGGGCGGCGGCGGCCTGCACTCGGTGGGCACCTACATCATCGACCTGCTCACCTTCCTCACCGGCCAGAAGGCTGTCAAGGTCCACGGGCTGCTCAAGACCTTCGTGAAGCAGACCGACCACATCAAGGGCATCCGCCAGATCACCAGCGACGACTTCTGCACCTTCCAGATGGTGCTGGAGGGCAGCGTGTGCTGCACCGTCACCCTCAACTTCAACGTGCCCGGCGAGTTCAAGCAGGACGTGACCGTGGTGGGCTCAGCCGGGCGCCTGCTGGCGGTGGGCACCGACCTGTACGGGCAGCGCAACAGCGCCCCGGCGCGGGAGCTGCTGGTGCAGGACGCCACGCCCATCAGCAACTCCCTGCTGCCCGAGAAGGCCTTCAGCGACATCCCCTCGCCCTACCTGCGCGGCACCATCAAGATGATGCAGGCCGTGCGCCAGGCCTTCCAGGACCAGGACGACCGGCGCACGTGGGACGGGCGACCGCTCACCATGGCCGCCACCTTCGACGACTGCCTGTACGCCCTGTGCGTGGTGGACACCATCAAGCGGTCCAGCCAGACGGGCGAGTGGCAGAACATAGCGGTGATGACGGAGGAGCCCGAGCTGAGCCCCGCCTACCTGATCAGCGAGGCCATGCGCCGGAGCCGGATGTCCCTGTACTGTTAA